TCATACAGTCTTTGACCCAAATAGGGCTTTCTTCTCTGCTTCGTGTTATGGGTTCATAGCCGGTAGTACACCTTTTGATATCATACGTCCAAGACAGATTTGCACGATAACCTCCCTCCTGTGACCACCACTCCATGCCACCGTAAATTTGCTCGGTAATATGTTCAATATCATTTGGCGTCCATGTCTCGGTCTTATGGTCCGTAGTTCCGCTTGATTCTACAATAATTATTCCTACACTTACCGAGCCAATTAGGTAGTCGCTCGTGTTTAAACTTTTCGAATTCAGCATTGCTGATTTATTATTCGCGGCTACGTTCGTAGGTCTGCGAGGAATCTCGTCAGGGTATTTATTTATAGCAACTTCATGCGATTTTACAGTGGTAATGAATAAATTATTCCAGTTGTTGACACCCATTTCTTCTGCCGTACTCATGTCTTTCAGAGTTCCGGGTCCAATCGGCTCTTCTGCAATTAGTGTGATTATTCCGGTTAAATTTAAAGCTAATTTACTTTTTTCGGTAAGATAAGCTTGAAGGATCCGAGGTGGGTATATATGAACAACATGTCCGCCGTTAAACTCAATTACTAATCTTGTCGGTTCGAGTTGGCCGGTTTCTTTCAGGACGATGAGAACGCGTTTTCCTTCGAAAGCGGATTGTCCCCATAAAACTGAAGTGAATAAGATAAAATATAGCAGGGTAGAGAGGTAAGTAAATACAGATTTAGTACATGGCTGCGAGCGCATGTTATTCTTGTGATACGGGTCGCTCGGTTTTTTCCGTTTCTGATTCGCCCGTTTTTCGTTGTTGAAGTATCCGGTCAACAATGGAGTCGGTCGAACCGCTGCTCTTGATGACTTCACCGTCCATGGTGAGAAGAGGCGTTCCTGGTAATTTGAATTTCCGTTTTGATTTAGTGCGTTGTGTAACAAAGGCCTGACGTTTCTCTTGAGTGTTTAACCGCATACGAATCAGTTCATCATATATACGTTTTTCTGATAATACGGTAAATCCATATTTTTCCGTATTCATCATATCGCCGATCAACTTCGGCCCAAGATCTGGATTTTCACGAATAATATCGAAAATTTTTGCCTTTTGTTCTATGCTTAAATGCCGGGCTTCGATATCGGAGCCGTCACCCTTGTTCTTTAATCCTTCATCACCTAATTCGGCAAAACGTTTTTTATATTTATAGTACGTTGAAGTTGAAATACGCGCCTTCTTACACGCATCTTTAACGCTCATACCGCCTGCTACATCATCGAGGAGGGTTTTGCGTAAATTAAACAAGACGTCACCGGACGCCATATTCTCTTTAATTGCAACAAATGTTATGTCGTCGTTCTGCGGGGCTCCTTCAGTAAACGACAAAATTTCCTGACGCATGTTTTCCACGAAACCCTTGGCGTCATTCAAAGCAAATCTTCGAATACTCTCGAGAAAACGTTCATCGCTAAATAGGTCGCGGTTCGTATTCATCGCTTCCGTGATTCCGTCTGTATACGCAATGAGAACATCGTCCTCAAGCAGTTTGATGCTGTCGGTTTGAATGGATTGGCCGAACAATTTTCGATCCGGCAAAGAAATACCTACCGGGAACCCGCGTGGATTCAAATAATAGGTTTGTTTTGTCGATGCGCGGTGCAGGATCATCGGATTATGGCCGGCGCTGGCGTAGTGAATGGTTCGATTTCGTGAATCGAGAATAATATAGAACATCGTAACGAACATTCCTTTTTTCATATCGTCAACGACAAAATCGTTGACACGCGCCAGCACATCGCCAGGGTTTTTGTTTCCACGAGCCTCAAGCCGTAATGCGGTTCGAATCATAGTCATAACTAAGGAGCCGGGCACGCCTTTACCGGAAACGTCTGCTACAACTATTCCGATTGTATCTTCATCTACGCTGATAAAATCAAAAAGATCACCGCCGACTTCTTTTGCGGATTCATAATAGGTGGAGATATCGTAACCCTGTACTTCAGGAAAACTGGTCGGGAGCAGCATGTGCTGAATTTCTTGAGCGACCTGAATTTCTTTTTGTAGCTGTTTCTGCTGAACAAGGCCAATCTGCGCTTTACGAAATTTTGATGCCATGTCGCTAAAAGCCTGCGCGATTTCACCGACTTCGTTCGTAGTGTCAATATCCATATCATCGGTGATCGTCTCATGCCCCGCTGATCGGATCCAATCGGTCAGCTTTTGGAACGGACTGATAATACGCGCAACTAATATGGCGATTCCGGAATAACCCAATAAAAGAATAAGCGTAGCTAGTACGATACCCAATAGTTTCAACGTTGCCATTTCGCTTTGAATCGTTTGTTCCTTTACAATGACACGTGAATATCCTAATAAGTTTTGCTGATCAATTATATTAGAACGATAAATGGGCGTATGGACGTCAAAAACATATTCGTCATCCCAGAGGTATTTGTATATCTGCGCAGTCTGTAGAAGTGCCGGGTTAGATATTTTTTCAGCCAAACTGTCCGGCAACTCTTGGCCATCCTGAATTCCCTGAACTTCAATTACTTCATAATCTGAAGGAATCTCATATTTACCCAAACTCTGCCGCCTGGACGAAGCAAAAATACGCTCCTCTTTGTCTACAACGAAAACGTCAACGATAAGGTTCTCGTTTTCTTTTTTAAGCGCATCAACAATTTGGAAAACGGATAGGTCATTGAAATCCGCCATATATTCAGAACTTGAAGTAGATGTGGTCGCAGAAATGGCCGTAATTCGCTTTAATATCTGACCCTCCAGATTTTCCGTCTGAACTTTCTGAAATGCAATATATCCTGCAACAACGAACAACGTCAAAGCGGCTGAGGAAATGATGGCATATCTGTTTCTAAGATTGACCTGACTTAAAAATGTTTTTCTTTTCGATTTGGCAGTACGATATTTGACTAGGCGTAATTCGTTACCTTCGCTCGTTACCTGATAATCAATTTCATCCATCAGCTTTTGGAGCATGAAAATACCAAGGCCGCCTTTCTTGCCGATCTTGATATATTCCTTCATGTCCGGAGCTTTGGCGTTTCGCGGGTCAAATGTACGCCCCTGATCTATCAGCACAATAGTCAGACTTGACGTCTTGACGATCGACCGCATGGTGACAAACCCTCTGCCGGGAGTGTCTCGATAGGCATGGCGGATGATATTAGTCACAGCTTCATCCGTGGCGAGCTTTAACGAGCCGATAACCTTGTCATCAAATCCGTTTTTTCTTCCGATGGTGACCACAAAATCACGAAGATCGGCGAGATACTTCATGTCCGCCGGAACTTTCAGTTCTTCTTTATGTGAACTCTTAAACAGCATATCTTACGATGTTTGTACTATTTCTTCCGCAAATTATTTTGTTTCTGTACGCGCAATTGTTCTTCTGCCTTATCCACAGCCTTGAGAACGCGTTTATTTAAAGGGTCTTTTTCCAGAATTCTCTGCCAGATAATGATCGCCTGCTCATATTTGCCTTCGACATAAAGGTCGACGCCCTGTAGATATGTTTTTTCCTGGTCGCCCTCCAGATTTTTAAAAGTGGCAAAACCTCGAACAATTGATTTTTTGTGATATTCTTTTACAGTTTCATTGCTCGGATCGATGAGCAAGGCCTGTTCAAACGCCTCCATAGCGGCCTGATAATCTGCCTTTTGATAAGCGTCCAAACCGCTTCGTGTTGACTCGAGAAAACTAAGCCGGTTACTGATTTTCTTAAGTTCAGTATCAATCTCTTTTTGAATGGTCTGATTGGTCGGATCCAGGCCTCGGGCTTCGCTCAGAAGTTTTAGCGCTTCCGCAAAATTATTTGCAGCCGCGCTGGATCGCGCTTTAGCAATATAAGATCCGATCTTCTGATCTAAAAGTCCGCGGGTCTCGTTTAGGGCTTTTGCAAGTTCTGAATTGTTTGGAGAACGGTCTAATGCATTCTGGTATTCACTGATGGCACCAAGGTAATCGCCCTTTTGAACGAGTTGCGACCCTTTTTTGTAATGGTCCCTTATGAACTTGTCGTTTTCTTCATTAATCGTAAGCGACTTGACTGCGTTGGCCGTATCTGAAAGCTGTGCCGCTAGCTGTTCGTCCATCAGCATGTTGACACTGTCGATGTAATATTTTGCCTGTTCGTTGGCCGGGTCAAGCTGCAGAACCTGTTCAAATTGAACTAAGGCGGGGAGCAGTTTGTTATCTTTAAAAAGCTCCTTGCCCTGCGCATGGTGTTCTTTGAGAGCACGGGCTCTTGCCGCTTCCTGATTTTTTGTGATCAATTTTTGATCTTCTTCAAGGCGCTGGGCGCGCGCTATTTGAACTTTCTCTTCGACAGTTTTGCCGAAATTCATGGTCAGCGACAAACGATGCAATGGCGTTCCAAACGGATTGCCGATGTTGACGGAATAGTCCACCTGAAAACGCTGGAATTGATTGAACTCTGTGCCCATCCCGACGGTCATTTGTCCGGCCATTAAACCAAGACGCGCTACGAGGAAACGGTTATAAGTAAATTCTGCACCCAAATTAAAAGTCGGACTAGGGCTCTCTTGATTTTTATTCATATCAACCGCCAGAGTAAATTTCTTCAACGTTTCATCGCCGAAGAATAGATCTTTTGCTAAACCAAATTTAATATTATATGGATCGGTATCGCTAAGATCTACCATTTTAATGCTGGGTCTTATTACATTTTGAAAATTAAGTCCGACAGAGAGATTGCGGAGAATGGCATTATCATAATCGGGGCGCCACATGGCGCCGATATCCAGACCGAATCCGGTACCTGATACGGTGTTTACCTGGTCGTTTTCAAGATTTGCTGACGAGGTATGATCTACTTTGAAAGTGGTTCCTAGCGCCAATCCAAACCACGGCAATTTCTTTCCGTACGAAAAGTAATATTCTTCTTTGGTCCATGATTGATTAGAGGAAATTACTGTAAAATCATTGTTGATGCTTATTCCATCAACACCAACCCTCGCGACGCCCACGCCGACTGAACCGAATTGTACAAAAGGAAACGTTACGCTGGCGAAATTGTAGAAGCTTCCGGCGACAAGCGTTGAATGAAATAGGACTAGATTGGACTGACTCAAGTAGTCAAGACCGGCAGGGTTCCAGAAAACAGCGGATCCGTCATTGGCCGTAGCTACGAATGCATTTCCAAATCCTTGCGCCCGCGCACCCATGCCGGTTTCAATGAAAAGACTTTGCGTGCCGTCTGCAGGGCCTTGTGCATAGACTTGCGGAGAAATATTTGTGTAGACAGTTAGAATAGCTGCCCAAAAAAATAAAACTTGAATAACAGCAGACTCGATATATTTT
This region of bacterium genomic DNA includes:
- a CDS encoding SpoIIE family protein phosphatase, whose translation is MLFKSSHKEELKVPADMKYLADLRDFVVTIGRKNGFDDKVIGSLKLATDEAVTNIIRHAYRDTPGRGFVTMRSIVKTSSLTIVLIDQGRTFDPRNAKAPDMKEYIKIGKKGGLGIFMLQKLMDEIDYQVTSEGNELRLVKYRTAKSKRKTFLSQVNLRNRYAIISSAALTLFVVAGYIAFQKVQTENLEGQILKRITAISATTSTSSSEYMADFNDLSVFQIVDALKKENENLIVDVFVVDKEERIFASSRRQSLGKYEIPSDYEVIEVQGIQDGQELPDSLAEKISNPALLQTAQIYKYLWDDEYVFDVHTPIYRSNIIDQQNLLGYSRVIVKEQTIQSEMATLKLLGIVLATLILLLGYSGIAILVARIISPFQKLTDWIRSAGHETITDDMDIDTTNEVGEIAQAFSDMASKFRKAQIGLVQQKQLQKEIQVAQEIQHMLLPTSFPEVQGYDISTYYESAKEVGGDLFDFISVDEDTIGIVVADVSGKGVPGSLVMTMIRTALRLEARGNKNPGDVLARVNDFVVDDMKKGMFVTMFYIILDSRNRTIHYASAGHNPMILHRASTKQTYYLNPRGFPVGISLPDRKLFGQSIQTDSIKLLEDDVLIAYTDGITEAMNTNRDLFSDERFLESIRRFALNDAKGFVENMRQEILSFTEGAPQNDDITFVAIKENMASGDVLFNLRKTLLDDVAGGMSVKDACKKARISTSTYYKYKKRFAELGDEGLKNKGDGSDIEARHLSIEQKAKIFDIIRENPDLGPKLIGDMMNTEKYGFTVLSEKRIYDELIRMRLNTQEKRQAFVTQRTKSKRKFKLPGTPLLTMDGEVIKSSGSTDSIVDRILQQRKTGESETEKTERPVSQE
- a CDS encoding PorV/PorQ family protein, whose protein sequence is MPRRLIKYIESAVIQVLFFWAAILTVYTNISPQVYAQGPADGTQSLFIETGMGARAQGFGNAFVATANDGSAVFWNPAGLDYLSQSNLVLFHSTLVAGSFYNFASVTFPFVQFGSVGVGVARVGVDGISINNDFTVISSNQSWTKEEYYFSYGKKLPWFGLALGTTFKVDHTSSANLENDQVNTVSGTGFGLDIGAMWRPDYDNAILRNLSVGLNFQNVIRPSIKMVDLSDTDPYNIKFGLAKDLFFGDETLKKFTLAVDMNKNQESPSPTFNLGAEFTYNRFLVARLGLMAGQMTVGMGTEFNQFQRFQVDYSVNIGNPFGTPLHRLSLTMNFGKTVEEKVQIARAQRLEEDQKLITKNQEAARARALKEHHAQGKELFKDNKLLPALVQFEQVLQLDPANEQAKYYIDSVNMLMDEQLAAQLSDTANAVKSLTINEENDKFIRDHYKKGSQLVQKGDYLGAISEYQNALDRSPNNSELAKALNETRGLLDQKIGSYIAKARSSAAANNFAEALKLLSEARGLDPTNQTIQKEIDTELKKISNRLSFLESTRSGLDAYQKADYQAAMEAFEQALLIDPSNETVKEYHKKSIVRGFATFKNLEGDQEKTYLQGVDLYVEGKYEQAIIIWQRILEKDPLNKRVLKAVDKAEEQLRVQKQNNLRKK